A genomic stretch from Methylorubrum extorquens includes:
- a CDS encoding conserved protein of unknown function (Evidence 4 : Unknown function but conserved in other organisms) produces the protein MTAGPIDSSREARPQVGVLPMRRTPEGGTEVLLVTSRETRRWVIPKGWPMKGRKPFEAAAQEAYEEAGVVGRVGKQPIGFYLYEKRLKNRDAVLCQVKVFPLEVRKQLKKFPERGQRDARWFTPSEAADMVIEAGLAGLIRAAGNRDPKRKG, from the coding sequence ATGACGGCCGGCCCGATCGATAGCAGCCGCGAAGCGCGGCCCCAGGTCGGCGTGTTGCCGATGCGCCGGACACCGGAGGGTGGCACGGAGGTTCTGCTCGTCACCTCGCGGGAGACGCGCCGCTGGGTCATCCCGAAGGGCTGGCCGATGAAGGGGCGCAAGCCCTTCGAGGCGGCGGCCCAGGAGGCCTATGAGGAAGCCGGTGTCGTCGGCCGCGTCGGCAAGCAACCGATCGGCTTCTATCTCTACGAGAAGCGCCTGAAGAACCGCGACGCGGTTCTTTGCCAAGTGAAGGTGTTTCCTCTCGAGGTGCGCAAGCAGCTCAAGAAGTTTCCCGAACGCGGCCAGCGCGATGCCCGTTGGTTCACGCCCTCGGAGGCCGCCGACATGGTGATCGAGGCCGGTCTTGCCGGCCTGATCCGTGCCGCCGGAAACCGCGATCCGAAGCGAAAGGGCTGA
- the rplQ gene encoding 50S ribosomal protein L17 (Evidence 2a : Function from experimental evidences in other organisms; PubMedId : 10094780, 12809609, 2989779, 6379605; Product type s : structure), translated as MRHGYRGRRFNRTTEHRKAMFANMSAALIKHEQIVTTLPKAKDLRPVIEKLISLGRTDSIHARRLAMAQIRDADMVKKLFSVLGPRYQSRPGGYCRIMKAGFRYGDNAPMAVIEFVDRDVDARGKDSGPTSVETAEAA; from the coding sequence ATGCGTCACGGCTATCGCGGTCGCCGCTTCAATCGCACGACCGAGCATCGTAAGGCGATGTTCGCCAACATGTCCGCCGCGCTGATCAAGCACGAGCAGATCGTCACCACCCTGCCGAAGGCCAAGGATCTGCGTCCGGTCATCGAGAAGCTGATCTCGCTCGGCCGTACCGACAGCATCCACGCCCGCCGCCTTGCCATGGCCCAGATCCGCGACGCGGACATGGTCAAGAAGCTCTTCTCGGTGCTCGGCCCGCGCTACCAGTCGCGTCCGGGTGGCTACTGCCGCATCATGAAGGCCGGCTTCCGCTACGGCGACAACGCTCCGATGGCCGTCATCGAGTTCGTGGATCGCGACGTCGACGCCCGCGGTAAGGATTCCGGTCCGACTTCGGTCGAGACGGCCGAAGCCGCCTGA
- a CDS encoding conserved protein of unknown function (Evidence 4 : Unknown function but conserved in other organisms) produces the protein MSRNFDQAWEALVAHFGAEQVNGITSSRRQFGAHLLPDLQATVVAEIGSVASVLLGVHQIYDQLPLTISSLLVRQGQYTISVTPLQYQDMDVGEAEPFAALNNGLWLFHVEQRPVAVLLSHYSKYGEGTFAQVEIATLPDPASLAFARGFLAAVQSAGANSTLYRGKVLSFESGSDYSGMKAAMQVHKLPFIPREAVILETATMARLDRHVFEFDRHRDALKRLGQSTRKGLLLYGPPGTGKTHVIRYIASNLPERTTVLITAEEVVYLDRYMLLARTLQPSIVVLEDVDLVGRSREGMNSPKTEVLLNRLLNEMDGLHDDADVLFILTTNRPEEIEEALASRPGRVDEAIEIANPDAACRTRLVSLYGDAIDFEEGAIDAVVTRSEGASAAFIKEMVRRLAQATIAAGTGNRITVAKVESVLGEAVGSRNRIGRRIVGLASGGPERAGKQAPPFDGCCDDL, from the coding sequence ATGTCCCGCAACTTCGACCAAGCCTGGGAAGCGCTCGTCGCGCATTTCGGAGCCGAGCAGGTCAACGGCATCACGAGTTCCCGCCGGCAGTTCGGCGCCCATCTGCTGCCTGACCTTCAGGCGACCGTTGTGGCTGAGATCGGCTCGGTCGCCTCTGTGCTGCTGGGTGTGCACCAAATCTACGACCAACTGCCGCTGACGATTTCCAGTCTGCTTGTCCGTCAGGGTCAGTACACGATCTCCGTCACGCCGCTGCAGTATCAGGACATGGATGTCGGCGAGGCGGAGCCTTTCGCCGCTCTCAACAACGGCTTGTGGCTGTTCCACGTTGAGCAGCGCCCCGTCGCAGTCCTGCTCTCGCATTATTCCAAATACGGTGAAGGAACCTTCGCCCAGGTCGAAATCGCGACGCTGCCGGATCCGGCTTCGCTGGCCTTCGCGCGCGGCTTCCTCGCCGCCGTTCAGTCGGCCGGTGCGAACTCGACGCTCTATCGCGGCAAAGTTCTCTCCTTCGAATCCGGATCGGACTATTCCGGCATGAAGGCGGCCATGCAGGTGCACAAGCTTCCCTTCATCCCGCGCGAGGCCGTGATCCTCGAAACCGCGACGATGGCTCGGCTCGACCGGCACGTCTTCGAGTTCGACCGGCATCGCGACGCGCTGAAGCGGCTCGGGCAATCGACGCGGAAGGGACTTCTGCTGTACGGGCCGCCCGGCACCGGCAAGACGCATGTGATCCGGTACATCGCCTCGAACCTACCCGAGCGCACGACGGTGCTCATCACGGCAGAGGAGGTTGTCTACCTAGATCGCTACATGCTGCTCGCACGCACTCTCCAACCCAGCATCGTCGTGCTGGAGGATGTCGATCTGGTCGGCCGCTCCCGCGAGGGTATGAACAGTCCGAAGACGGAGGTGCTCCTCAACCGCCTGCTGAACGAGATGGACGGCCTGCACGACGACGCCGACGTGCTGTTCATCCTCACCACCAACCGGCCAGAGGAGATCGAGGAGGCGCTCGCCTCGCGCCCCGGCCGCGTGGACGAGGCGATCGAGATCGCAAACCCGGACGCGGCCTGCCGTACCCGGCTTGTCAGCCTCTACGGAGACGCCATCGATTTCGAGGAGGGGGCGATCGATGCCGTTGTCACCCGATCGGAAGGAGCGAGCGCCGCTTTCATCAAGGAGATGGTCCGTCGTCTCGCCCAAGCCACGATCGCCGCGGGGACGGGCAACCGAATTACGGTCGCGAAGGTCGAGTCCGTCCTCGGCGAGGCCGTCGGCAGCCGCAACCGCATCGGTCGCCGCATCGTCGGCCTGGCGTCCGGCGGGCCCGAGCGTGCCGGCAAGCAGGCGCCGCCCTTCGACGGCTGCTGTGACGACCTCTAG
- a CDS encoding transcriptional regulator, MarR family (Evidence 2b : Function from indirect experimental evidences (e.g. phenotypes); Product type r : regulator) yields MNAPNESAEVLRDPLLLDNQLCYALYAAAHRMTKSYRPMLERMGLTYPQYLVLLVLWENDGVTVSEIGRRLRLDSGTLTPVLKRLETSGLLNRNRRQSDEREVEIALTDQGRALRSEAIAVRQSVMCQLNMSEPEIQAMRADLNALIENLSTAG; encoded by the coding sequence GTGAATGCTCCCAACGAGAGCGCAGAGGTACTGAGGGATCCGCTGCTGCTGGACAACCAGCTCTGCTACGCGCTCTACGCCGCGGCCCACCGGATGACGAAATCCTATCGGCCGATGCTGGAACGGATGGGGCTGACCTACCCGCAATATCTCGTGCTTCTCGTGCTCTGGGAGAACGACGGCGTCACCGTGTCCGAGATCGGCCGGCGCCTTCGTCTCGATTCCGGCACGCTCACGCCGGTGCTCAAACGGCTGGAGACGAGCGGATTGCTGAATCGCAATCGTCGTCAGTCCGATGAGCGCGAGGTCGAGATCGCGCTGACCGATCAGGGCCGGGCGCTTCGCTCGGAGGCGATCGCCGTACGCCAGTCCGTCATGTGTCAGCTCAACATGTCGGAGCCAGAGATTCAGGCGATGCGGGCCGACCTGAATGCCCTCATCGAAAACCTTTCGACGGCGGGCTGA